The following coding sequences lie in one Arachis ipaensis cultivar K30076 chromosome B03, Araip1.1, whole genome shotgun sequence genomic window:
- the LOC107630893 gene encoding calcium-dependent protein kinase SK5 has product MSKAGSTAAPLKPAWVLPHRTPRLTELYSLGRKLGQGQFGTTFHCTEKSTGRIFACKSIPKRKLFCKEDYDDVWREIQIMHHLSEHPNVVRIHGTFEDSLAVHLVMELCEGGELFDRIVHKGHYSERQAAKLIKTIVEVVESCHSLGVMHRDLKPENFLFDSVDEDAKLKATDFGLSVFYKPGESFCDVVGSPYYVAPEVLRKHYGPESDVWSAGVILYILLSGVPPFWAETEPGIFRQILLGRIDFQSEPWPSISDSAKDLIRKMLDQNPKTRLTAHEVLRHPWIVDDNIAPDKPLDSAVLSRLKQFSAMNKLKKMALRVIAERLSEEEIGGLKELFKMIDTDSSGTITFDELKDGLKRVGSELMESEIKDLMDAADIDKSGTIDYGEFIAATVHLNKLEREENLLSAFSYFDKDGSGYITIDEIQQACKDFGLDDIHIDDMIKEIDQDNDGQIDYGEFAAMMRKGNGGIGRRTMRKTLNFRDAFGLVSNGANQDIDGHL; this is encoded by the exons ATGTCGAAAGCGGGAAGCACAGCGGCACCGTTGAAGCCAGCGTGGGTTCTCCCACACCGAACCCCGAGGCTGACGGAACTGTACTCGCTTGGAAGAAAACTGGGTCAAGGTCAATTCGGAACAACCTTCCACTGTACCGAAAAGTCCACGGGTCGCATCTTCGCCTGCAAGTCCATCCCAAAGCGCAAGCTCTTCTGCAAAGAAGACTACGACGACGTTTGGAGAGAGATTCAGATAATGCACCATCTTTCAGAACACCCCAACGTGGTTCGAATCCATGGCACATTCGAGGACAGCCTTGCCGTTCATCTCGTTATGGAGCTCTGTGAAGGCGGCGAGCTCTTCGATAGGATCGTTCACAAGGGTCACTACAGTGAGAGACAAGCAGCAAAGCTTATCAAGACCATTGTTGAGGTTGTTGAATCTTGCCACTCTCTTGGGGTCATGCATAGGGACCTCAAGCCTGAGAATTTCTTGTTCGATAGCGTTGACGAAGATGCTAAGCTCAAAGCCACAGATTTTGGATTGTCTGTCTTCTATAAGCCTG GTGAATCGTTTTGTGATGTTGTTGGGAGCCCATACTATGTTGCACCAGAGGTCTTGCGCAAGCATTATGGACCAGAATCAGATGTGTGGAGTGCAGGGGTTATTTTGTACATCTTATTAAGTGGGGTGCCACCATTTTGGGCTG AAACTGAACCTGGGATCTTCCGACAGATTTTACTAGGAAGAATTGATTTTCAGTCTGAACCCTGGCCTAGCATTTCGGACAGCGCCAAGGATCTAATTCGGAAAATGCTTGATCAAAATCCAAAAACCAGGCTCACAGCACATGAAGTACTTC GCCACCCATGGATTGTTGATGACAACATTGCACCAGATAAACCTCTTGACTCTGCAGTTTTGTCTAGACTGAAGCAATTCTCTGCAATGAATAAGCTGAAAAAGATGGCTTTGCGT GTTATTGCCGAGCGGCTTTCTGAGGAAGAAATCGGCGGCCTTAAAGAGTTATTCAAGATGATTGACACAGACAGCAGTGGAACCATAACATTTGATGAGTTAAAGGACGGCTTAAAGCGAGTAGGATCCGAACTTATGGAGTCTGAAATCAAGGATCTGATGGATGCA GCGGATATTGATAAAAGTGGGACAATTGATTATGGCGAATTCATTGCTGCAACTGTTCATTTAAATAAGCTGGAGAGAGAGGAAAACCTTTTGTCAGCGTTCTCGTATTTTGACAAAGATGGTAGTGGCTACATAACCATTGATGAGATTCAACAAGCTTGTAAGGACTTCGGTTTAGATGACATACATATTGATGACATGATCAAAGAAATAGATCAAGACAAT GATGGACAAATAGATTATGGGGAATTTGCTGCGATGATGAGAAAGGGGAATGGAGGGATAGGAAGGAGAACCATGAGAAAAACACTCAATTTTAGAGATGCTTTTGGATTAGTAAGCAATGGAGCCAATCAAGATATTGATGGTCACCTTTAG